The nucleotide window GTTCCCCCCATTTTCAGGAGAAGGTAGGGCAGAAAAGAGGAAGCCTCGTTCTCCATCAGCTGATACTTCTCCTCAATCAGCATACTGAAGAGTCTTTGAAGATACTCCAGGGTCTTCATGAGCACCCAAGTGTTGGTGTCAAACAGTCGAAGGCTGAGCCACTTCAAGACGAGGTCCAGACAGCTGATGACACCATCTTTCTCAGTCCCCAAGTGCTTGGTCATCACGGCCAATGCTCTGATGTGGTGCTGAAAGTTGGAGTGGAAAAGCTCTTCCTGCAGCCAGCTGCAGAGACAGCCACACATTTGAGCTTTGAGCTGCTCAATGTATTTGCTGCTTGGGGTGCTGAAATTCCATCTCAGGACCTTCAGAGCTTTCTCATCCTTTGCTCTCTGCTCTTTCCCTTTGGGGACAATCATGAAAATGGGGCCTAGCACACTGGGACCTTCCTTTGAGCTAAGTTTGGCTTGCGCCTTCACATTTGGGAATCGCTTAGCTTTGGGAACGGTCCCTTCTGAGGTGGCTTTtcttacatccaagctcagctcgTGAGACCCTACATTTTCAGTAGAGAAGGAGGCGGCTGGGGGGGACTGTTGAGGAGGAGCCACATACGCCCTGGACCAAGACTTGCCCCGTGGCAGCTTGGAAAGGGTCCTGGAAAGGCTAACGGTGGCCTTGGATGATTGGCTACTTTTGACCCTGTCCAGCAGAGAgagcacctgctctctggaagcTGGCTTCAGTTTGCTGGCAGCTTCAGACATCTTCTCAAAGCCAAGGTGAAGAAGGAAAAACGGGAGGGCCTCCTGTGCTGCTGTGCGTGTTTCCTCAAGGGAGTTCTCCAAGGCTGAATAGAGATGAGGGACACAACGAAGCAAGTCAGCAGAGGCAGAGCTGGAAGACGGCAGTTTCTCTGCCAGCCACCCCAGGAACCCCTGTCTCGGGGACACCGTCTCCTTCTTCAGATCTATGAAGAGGTCATCCGCTTCTAGCCATTCTTTCATGCCAGTCTGTTCAGCCCATGCCTCTATGGTGGTAAGAGCCATGGGCCGTAAGCTACTTTTGTTGTCTTTGAGGACCGCGAGGATAGACATTCCCAGGGTCTTGATGTGATGCTTAATCCCTGGACCCATGGCCTTCGCAAGCTGCTGCAGGACAATGAGTGTCTGCTTCACCAGAGCTTTATTGGAGTCATGCAGACAAGCCTTCAAGACAGCTGGGAGGTCGCCAATGTTGGGCTGGATGGAGGTGATGTCACTGAGGATCCTGGAGATGTCCTCCAGCCCTTCCTTCCGGACCTTCCAGCTGGGGTCCTGCATTTTGGCCAGTAACTCCCCTGAGATCTTCTTGCTGATATCAACCGCACTGTTTGTCCAGTAGGGCTGTGCATCTCCTCCCCGCTGCTCATTTGCACTGTTCCTGCAGAACTTGCAGCGGCCTCGCGTTTGAGGAGGGGGACTTTGGCCAATCAGCTGTTCAAACCTGGCATCAATCTGGGAGAGAAGAAGGGGCTTTTCATCCTCAAAAAAGGCCCTCAGAGGGCTCCCGACATAGAGGTAGATCACACCAAGGAGGTTAAAAGCGGAAGTCCTCACATCTGGATGGGCTGCAGACAAGGACACTTTAATGTAGCCAACAAACATTCTGGCCTCCATGCCATCAAAGCCAAAGTCTTTGATGGCGCTAGAGAGCCAGTTCAGAGTTTCTGCATGAGTCCTGGGGCAGTCTTGCAAGAAAGCTGCTTCAGTAACTTTCCCTGCTGTCCACGGCAAGCCACAGGCCTCAGCCACTGCGGTTAGGGCTTCCTTCGTGTCGCTGCTACAGATGACGTCCCCAATCTTGTCCACCAGATTTCCCAAGACGAACCGAGCTGAGGTTCTGGAGAAGTTCCCCTTGCGGGCAATGAGAGTGACAATGTGCAACCTTTTTTGCATCACCTGCAGTTTGGTTTCATTCCACCCGGGGTCTTTGTCAAGCAGCCTTACCAAAGCTTGGCAGGGCACCTGGTTCTTCTCCATCTCTTCCACCGCCTTCTCAAATGTCTCCAGGCAGGAGATCCGCTCTTTCCAATCGCTGCTGTCCAGATGTTGGAGACAGGACTCAGGGAGGACTGCAGCAGCTTCCAGCTCACATGATTCTTCTGGAAGTTCCTCCTCTGGCATGTCCTTTGGCTCTAGCATCTTGGCTCTCTGTGTGTTCTAGAACTTGGCTAGCCATGTGGGGCATGGCTCTCAGCCCTCCCTCGGGTGGCTATCAGCTCGGCCAGAGCAAAGGACATGCCGAGGAACAAGAGCAATGGCCAAGGTCTCCTCGGGGATCTTGCTTGCAACCCCCACTCTGCCCCCCAGGGAGGAGATGGTGCTACCCTACTCTTTGGGGAAGGGGGCCTTCTTAAGCGGCTGCTGCTCCAGCTTGTAAGTGGTGAGATGTGCCTGAAGACTCACATGGCCCTTTGTGATGTCACTGGTGCAACAACAGAGCAGCGACAGACCACAAGAGCAGAGAAGATGTAATCTGAAGAGCACAAGGGTCAAAATGCAGCATGGAAGACAGGGAAAGGTCCAGGTGTAGCCCTACAGGGGATTCAGGTAGACCTTAAAAGCGGGAGCAGGAATCTCCTTGAGATCTTGAAGGGTCAACGTTTGCAAATCTGGCCTAGATGGAAGGAATTGGTAGTCAGATTCACTGGCTGCATCAACACAACAGATGAAATCCGGTTATAGACCTGTTCCTTTTCCTTGGGTTGCACAatccactgaaccataaactaaactGGTGTGTTCCCACAAcaccctaagccagtgtttcccagctttggtgactttaagatgtgtggacttccactcccagaattccctagccagcaagggagtggaagcccacacatcttaaaactggccctgaccctgcttcGCTTTGGTGATGAGCCAAGGTCATCTAGGTGCTGCTCCCTGCTGTGATTCTGAAACCCAGATGAAGGTCTACCGACAGATTCAAAAGAAACCCCTGCATTTCTCCCAGCTGGTACTCCTAGGAAGCGTGTTGGCTTCTTGGGGGACAGAAGAAGCAGGGGTGTCTGCTGGGCATGGTCgaaaacgtcaagatggtggccaccatggTGCAATCGAAGCCCCACCAGTGGTGAGAGGAGCTTTCATCActccattgtggccaccatcttgacttttttgaccatgcccagCAGTCACCCCTGAGAGCAGGAATGAATAATCCATCTCTGTTGGTTTGCTTTGAATCTCAGCCATCCGGACCTTTTATTTTTAAGAGACTGTTGCTTCAGATAAGCAACATGGTGCCCCTGGATGTTAATACAGATGCAGAGATTTCCCTAAGGGCCTGCTACATCCTCTGTTTCCCTCTACCCCACCCTcagtcctttcccttcttttaatGAACTCTCCTAATTAAAGGCGTCGAAACAGGGAGCTAATCTACCGCAGAGCACAGTGACAGCCTTTTGCATTGTCTgaatttccaagaatgcctccaGTTCAACATGG belongs to Candoia aspera isolate rCanAsp1 chromosome 6, rCanAsp1.hap2, whole genome shotgun sequence and includes:
- the LOC134499827 gene encoding cytoskeleton-associated protein 5-like, producing the protein MLEPKDMPEEELPEESCELEAAAVLPESCLQHLDSSDWKERISCLETFEKAVEEMEKNQVPCQALVRLLDKDPGWNETKLQVMQKRLHIVTLIARKGNFSRTSARFVLGNLVDKIGDVICSSDTKEALTAVAEACGLPWTAGKVTEAAFLQDCPRTHAETLNWLSSAIKDFGFDGMEARMFVGYIKVSLSAAHPDVRTSAFNLLGVIYLYVGSPLRAFFEDEKPLLLSQIDARFEQLIGQSPPPQTRGRCKFCRNSANEQRGGDAQPYWTNSAVDISKKISGELLAKMQDPSWKVRKEGLEDISRILSDITSIQPNIGDLPAVLKACLHDSNKALVKQTLIVLQQLAKAMGPGIKHHIKTLGMSILAVLKDNKSSLRPMALTTIEAWAEQTGMKEWLEADDLFIDLKKETVSPRQGFLGWLAEKLPSSSSASADLLRCVPHLYSALENSLEETRTAAQEALPFFLLHLGFEKMSEAASKLKPASREQVLSLLDRVKSSQSSKATVSLSRTLSKLPRGKSWSRAYVAPPQQSPPAASFSTENVGSHELSLDVRKATSEGTVPKAKRFPNVKAQAKLSSKEGPSVLGPIFMIVPKGKEQRAKDEKALKVLRWNFSTPSSKYIEQLKAQMCGCLCSWLQEELFHSNFQHHIRALAVMTKHLGTEKDGVISCLDLVLKWLSLRLFDTNTWVLMKTLEYLQRLFSMLIEEKYQLMENEASSFLPYLLLKMGGTKESILREVRAILKQILFIYPASKTFSFLLEGAQAKNANQRVGCLKELEWMLKEYGPEVCQPNPNKILKTLIVLTGDYNNAVHTAALKVIATARDVYGAETFRAVGNISEKHMDLLEEGIKEAGAMGVREEKMGTQGSKAVEGSRQNNATGNQTEGEYSGAPTEHVGPENANHVDTCENPGPAAGTPPGVSVELQAEGSITPNVNMIICRVASGSVVTSIEALVQIQEILEQEDSVEIMSGHINQFLIAALRQLKFLHRLHVTAEEEARKEQVVQLYNCIICNMVSLFQIDSLAQEASAGVLKDLISSLITFLLDSPVEELSEEQSAKRLITKVLEKSSQTKLLSSLLLLLHESMTAPTNLSSFSEMVAKCLWKTAKHLPQTIDSICLDQILLDIHIFMKALPKEKLKQYQSSYPLRALKILLHTLCKLKGEEILEHLTLIEDRGDSELEANLRKLVSHSEGQAGTYGELGSSSRAEDKVNQTLAEIFKKISCKETARAGLEDLHKFKEKHPEADLEPFLKNCSLLFRSYVKHGLAVIVSERENKQKSNLLAEKAA